The following proteins come from a genomic window of Alosa sapidissima isolate fAloSap1 chromosome 20, fAloSap1.pri, whole genome shotgun sequence:
- the mars2 gene encoding methionine--tRNA ligase, mitochondrial, whose protein sequence is MKMKPHIPVLTRFDYLRSRSRLSSKLPLKSSLWSSQWISSRFTHTDNSGKVFYITTPIFYVNAAPHIGHLYSAVTADCLHRSKLLQGFSSRFATGTDEHGLKIQQAAESVKKDPLTFCNEVSERFKHLFVRSNISYTDFIRTTENRHHCTVELFWTILHQKGFIYKGTYEGWYSTQDESFLMPTQVTEASDVNGNVIKISTESGHKVEWMKEENYMFRLSEFRSPLLRWLKENPNAVQPKKFYHMVLQWLDSELPDLSVSRQKSRLRWGIAVPGDPEQTIYVWLDALVNYLTVAGYPGNHSLWWNAAHHIVGKDILKFHAIYWPAFLMAAGLPSPQVIHVHSHWTVQGKKMSKSLGNVVDPFDTSQRYTEDGMRYFLLRQGVPEHDCDYNDAKLVKLLNSELADALGGLLNRCTAPSLNPVQVYPHFCSRSFPKGSAQEPTSRAKPEDYKMVESVAELPNAVQEHFERLHIYKALEAISACVRQTNGFVQRHAPWKLDCTDACDKRWHDGILHVSMECLRVYGTLLQPVVPGLADKLLSRLGVRLEERTWEALRFLERYHGRTCSFEGRPLGPDTGVLFNRLEKDTAKEKPKKSKKTRLVCQ, encoded by the exons ATGAAGATGAAACCGCATATCCCTGTGCTGACACGTTTTGACTATCTAAGGTCAAGGAGTCGGCTCTCCTCGAAACTACCGTTGAAGTCATCCCTGTGGAGCTCTCAATGGATCTCATCGCGATTCACGCACACAGACAACTCTGGAAAAGTGTTCTACATAACAACCCCAATTTTCTATGTAAATGCGGCTCCTCACATTGGACACCTCTATTCAGCAGTAACAGCTGATTGTTTGCACAGGTCCAAACTCTTGCAAGGATTCAGCTCAAGATTTGCAACCG GCACTGATgagcatggtctgaagattcaACAAGCAGCAGAGTCTGTGAAGAAAGACCCCCTCACATTCTGCAATGAAGTATCGGAGAGGTTTAAACACCTCTTTGTAAGAAGCAACATTTCCTACACAGATTTCATTAGAACCACTGAAAATAGACACCACTGCACAGTTGAGCTTTTCTGGACTATACTTCACCAAAAAGGGTTCATTTACAAAGGAACCTACGAAGGATGGTACTCCACACAAGACGAAAGCTTTCTCATGCCAACTCAGGTCACTGAAGCCTCTGATGTCAATGGGAATGTAATAAAGATTTCCACTGAGAGTGGTCACAAG GTGGAGTGGATGAAGGAGGAGAACTACATGTTCCGCCTCTCTGAGTTCCGTTCTCCACTGCTGCGGTGGCTGAAGGAGAACCCAAACGCAGTGCAGCCAAAGAAGTTCTACCACATGGTGCTCCAGTGGCTGGACAGCGAACTGCCAGACCTGTCCGTCTCTCGACAGAAAAGCCGACTCCGATGGGGCATTGCTGTGCCAGGCGACCCAGAGCAAACGATCTACGTGTGGCTTGATGCCTTGGTGAACTACCTCACAGTTGCTGGGTACCCTGGAAACCACAGTTTGTGGTGGAATGCTGCCCATCACATTGTTGGAAAAGACATCCTAAAATTCCATGCTATATACTGGCCGGCATTTCTGATGGCGGCGGGATTGCCTTCTCCACAGGTCATACATGTGCACTCTCACTGGACTGTGCAGGGCAAGAAGATGTCCAAGAGCCTCGGAAATGTGGTGGACCCCTTTGACACGTCACAGAGATACACTGAGGATGGCATGAGATATTTCCTTCTTAGACAAGGGGTCCCAGAGCATGACTGTGACTATAATGACGCCAAACTGGTGAAGTTGCTGAACAGCGAGCTGGCCGACGCCCTTGGAGGACTGCTGAACCGATGCACAGCTCCTTCACTAAACCCTGTTCAGGTCTACCCCCACTTCTGCTCCAGATCCTTTCCTAAAGGTAGTGCCCAAGAACCCACCAGTAGAGCTAAGCCAGAAGATTACAAAATGGTCGAGTCGGTCGCTGAACTTCCAAACGCAGTACAGGAGCACTTTGAGAGGCTGCACATCTATAAGGCCCTGGAGGCCATCAGTGCATGTGTCCGGCAGACTAATGGCTTCGTCCAGAGGCATGCACCGTGGAAGCTTGACTGCACTGATGCATGTGATAAACGGTGGCATGACGGCATTCTCCATGTGTCGATGGAGTGTCTGAGAGTCTATGGCACCCTCCTTCAGCCTGTGGTACCTGGACTGGCCGATAAGCTGCTCTCCAGGCTGGGGGTGAGGCTGGAGGAGCGAACCTGGGAGGCCTTGCGCTTCCTGGAGCGGTACCATGGAAGGACCTGCTCTTTTGAAGGGCGACCACTGGGGCCTGACACTGGTGTACTTTTTAACCGCCTCGAAAAGGACACGGCTAAGGAGAAGCCAAAAAAGAGCAAGAAAACTAGACTTGTCTGTCAATAA